Genomic segment of Deltaproteobacteria bacterium:
CCGAGCGCCAGGAGCGCCGCCCACTGGTGGAGCTCGCCGCGCATGGTGGGCTTCGAGCTCATCGAAGCTTTCTACAAGAGCGCGCCTGGGACACCGACTACGACGAGCTGTCCGCGCGCGGCCCGGCAAACCCTCCACGATGAGATCGAATCCATCGAGGTCGCGTTCCAGCCGCGAAATCGGTCCTCGTTCCAGGCGAATCACCGAGTGAACCTCCATTGCATGCTTTCGTCCTCGACTCGGCCGCTGTGTGGCGCGGCGAACCACAATCGAGGAGCGCCGTGGAGGCGCGGAGATCCGGCGGAATAGGGTTCGCGCCTCCCAAGGAGCTCGCGCCATGGCCACCGACTCGAAGTGCCCCCTCGATCACACCTCCAACAGCGGTCCCTCGAACCGCGACTGGTGGCCGAACCAGCTGCGGCTGGAGCTGCTTCACCAGCACTCGTCCAAGTCGAACCCCATGGGGCGCGACTTCAACTACCGCGAGGCGTTCAAGAGCCTCGACTTCGCGGCGTTGAAGAAGGACCTCGCGGCGCTGATGACCGACTCGCAGGACTGGTGGCCCGCAGACTTCGGTCACTACGGCGGCCTCTTCATCCGAATGGCATGGCACAGCGCCGGCACGTACCGCATCGGCGACGGCCGCGGCGGCGGGGGACGCGGACAGCAGCGCTTCGCGCCCATCAACAGCTGGCCGGACAACGTGAGCCTCGACAAGGCGCGCCGGCTGCTCTGGCCCATCAAGCAGAAGTACGGCCGCGCCATCTCCTGGGCCGACTTGATCATCCTCACCGGCAACGTGGCGCTTGAGACGATGGGCTTCAAGACCTTCGGGTTCGGCGGTGGCCGCGAGGACGTCTGGGAACCGGACCAGGATGTCTACTGGGGCGCCGAGACGGTGTGGCTCGAAGACAAGCGCTACTCCGGCAACCGCGACCTGGAGAACCCGCTCGCCGCCGTGCAGATGGGACTCATCTACGTCAACCCGGAGGGCCCAAACGGCAAGCCCGACCCCATCGCCGCCGCGAGCGACATCCGCGAGACCTTCGGCCGCATGGCCATGAATGATGAAGAGACCGTCGCGCTGATCGTCGGTGGCCACACCTTCGGCAAGACCCACGGCGCCGGCGAGGCCAAGTTGGTGGGCCCCGCGCCTGAGGCGGCCGGGCTCGAGGAGCAGGGCCTCGGCTGGAAGAGCAGCTTCGGCACCGGCAAGGGTGGCGACGCCATCACCAGCGGCCTCGAGGTCACCTGGAGCCCCACGCCCACGAAGTGGAGCAACGCGTTCCTGCAGATCCTCTTCAACAACGAGTGGGAGCTCACCAAGAGCCCCGCTGGCGCGCACCAGTGGGTGGCCAAGAACGCGCAGGCCACCATTCCCGACGTGCGCGATCCGAAGAAGAAGCGCCTCCCCACCATGCTCACCACGGATCTCTCGCTGCGACTCGACGCGGCCTACGAGAAGATCTCGCGGCGCTTCCTGGAGCATCCGGAGCAACTCGCGAACGCCTTCGCGCGGGCGTGGTTCAAGCTCACTCACCGTGACATGGGCCCCCGCGCGCGCTACCTCGGCCCCGAGGTGCCCGCCGAGGAGCTCATCTGGCAGGACCCAGTCCCCAAGGTGGATCACAAGCTCGTCGATGAACAGGACATCGCCGCGCTGAAAAGCAAGGTGCTCTCGTCCGGCCTCTCGATTTCGGAGTTGGTGTCCACGGCGTGGGCCTCGGCGTCCACATTCCGCGGCTCAGACAAGCGCGGTGGCGCGAATGGCGCGCGCATTCGCCTGGCGCCTCAGAAGGACTGGGCCGCGAACGATCCCTCTCAGCTCGCTACCGTGCTCGCGAAGCTCGAGTCCATCCAGCAGG
This window contains:
- the katG gene encoding catalase/peroxidase HPI — translated: MATDSKCPLDHTSNSGPSNRDWWPNQLRLELLHQHSSKSNPMGRDFNYREAFKSLDFAALKKDLAALMTDSQDWWPADFGHYGGLFIRMAWHSAGTYRIGDGRGGGGRGQQRFAPINSWPDNVSLDKARRLLWPIKQKYGRAISWADLIILTGNVALETMGFKTFGFGGGREDVWEPDQDVYWGAETVWLEDKRYSGNRDLENPLAAVQMGLIYVNPEGPNGKPDPIAAASDIRETFGRMAMNDEETVALIVGGHTFGKTHGAGEAKLVGPAPEAAGLEEQGLGWKSSFGTGKGGDAITSGLEVTWSPTPTKWSNAFLQILFNNEWELTKSPAGAHQWVAKNAQATIPDVRDPKKKRLPTMLTTDLSLRLDAAYEKISRRFLEHPEQLANAFARAWFKLTHRDMGPRARYLGPEVPAEELIWQDPVPKVDHKLVDEQDIAALKSKVLSSGLSISELVSTAWASASTFRGSDKRGGANGARIRLAPQKDWAANDPSQLATVLAKLESIQQAFNAEQKDGTKISLADLIVLGGTAAVEQAAKIEGLAVTVPFKPGRTDATQAQTDAPSFAFLEPVADGFRNFQRAQYAVPAEVLLLDRAQLLTLTAPELTVLVGGLRVLGANAAGSKHGVFTQKPGSLTNDFFKNLLDMNTEWKATSDAKDVFEGRDRKSGAVKWTATRNDLVFGSNSQLRAVAEVYGSDDAQGQFVRDFIAAWTKVMNLDRFDLSSAR